Part of the Pangasianodon hypophthalmus isolate fPanHyp1 chromosome 9, fPanHyp1.pri, whole genome shotgun sequence genome is shown below.
GTTAATGTATGGGAGAGACGGGCACCCCTTGCCCCGCAACATGTGAAGGAAATCACTGCAGCAGGCCACAAAGTGCTGGTGCAGCCCTCCAATAGAAGAGCCATCCACAACAGAGTAAGTACAAATGGGCctgtttgacacacacacagcataaacaACAAAACTGATCAGTAAACCATCTGTGTTAGTTCTGTTTGTTGATACCACAATTCTAGGACCAGCAGTCTTTCTGTTGGTGTCTGTGAGTTTTAGGTAGTTCATTAattgtgtggtggtctgggaaaccCCTTTGCCATTGcgaaattctggaaaacagccaaaaatgacaaaaaaaaaaaatcagactttctttttatttaggctactttaTAACACTGCTTTGGCTTTCTGTCTGCCAAGGTCATGTTGTGTACGGAGccatttaacaaacacagcagtaaatgcAGTTAGACTGCATAAAGATATCTAAAACCTTGTCAGCTAAGTCTGATTTTCTTACAGTTTGATCAGGCTGATGGATAGTTATACGCCATAGTGAAACAGATATAAGCCTactcaattcagtttgtaattagatactggctgtcaaaatgtatGTCATGCTCACATcattgttttgaaatatttaaatgagctAACAAATACTGAGCAAGGTGGcatgtctttcagtggaactaaaattggatgtgtaaatgtgattttctcctCTTACACTTCTCCTTTTTTACACactaaaatgctagaactttattCCTGGTGGAGAGATATGTGCAAGAGACACACCAGTTTCAGgtcaggaaatgtgtgtgtgtgtgtaaaatgtcacAACTTGACCATGTGATCAGGTTTTCCCATGCCTCCACATCTGTTTTTCATATCAAGCACCAAATGGAAATTCAGGTATGCAATAGTTTTTGCAGTTTAAAATTAAGAAAAGCTAGATTTTAAAAAGAGATGTTGCACATTTGACCATTActgtacagtaaataaaatgccTTATTCGTGTCTCTTTCTGCCAGCTATCATCACAGTTGTGATGCTTTTTCAGTCATGTTAAGTGGCTTCCTCAGTTCTTATGAGAAAATGAGTTGTATGTGGAATCacactgatgtctttttttagTTCTATGAGAAAGCAGGAGCCATTATACAGGAGGACATCTCAGAGGCTTCTCTCATCATTGGTGTGAAGAGGCCACCAGAAGAAAAAGTCATTCCACAAAAAACCTACGCTTTCTTTTCCCACACCATCAAAGCCCAGGAGGCTAACATGGGTCTTCTAGATGATATACTCAAAAAGGTAAATCTATTCAATGATCTCTGgatatttatcctttttttttcttctttgcatGCAGTTTGTGCAGACATTTATATGCCAGAGCCTTTATATGCCAGAGCCATAATTGCTGAACCAAGAacttaaagaaaataaaccatACTTTGATAAAGATGCATGATTATTTCTGAGCAAACTGGTGTTTCAGAAGCTTAGATTCTTAAGTCAACATTTTACTCTTTCCAGGAAGTGCGGCTGCTTGATTATGAGAAAATGGTTGACGAAAATGGGTTCAGAATTGTTGCATTTGGAAAGTGGGCTGGTGTTGCTGGTAAAGTAATGCATTTTAtcatgatgtttaatgtgaggTTTTTCTTAATTTTAGAAAATGTTAGGAAATTCCTTATGAAATTACTCAATCCAGATGTGGTTTAGCATGTTGGAAAGAGTTGTGTGATTCTGCAGTACTGAATACTGAGGAAAAGGTCAGTTGCTGAATATGGTTTTTGGAAAAGCTGTGGTACAGGCTTGAATGCTAATTTTCTCTATTCATGCAGGAATGATTAACATTTTGCATGGGCTAGGTCTCCGATTCCTGGCCCTTGGGCACCACACTCCCTTTATGGTATGAATCTCTTTCATCTGTTAGATGTTTTATGCTTCACCTAGTGTGGCAGTGTTCAGCTAGAGAATGATCGGAGGGCAATCCATTTATTAGCACCTCAGCCATTTTTTCCTCATGCCACTCAATGACTGTTATGTATGTAAAAAAATCTTGGTAAGCATCATATTTATATACCATATTAAGTCCTAAAAGGGCTAAATTctctcatttaaataaatgcttaatgTACCACTTTTTTCCCTCAATTACGTAACAGCATATTGGAATGGCACACAATTACAGGAACGTCAGTCAAGCCATACAAGCAGTGAGGGATTGTGGGTATGAGATCTCACTGGGCCTCATGCCTAAGTCCATTGGTCCACTCACATTTGTGTTCACTGGTACAGGCAATGTATCTAAGGTACGTatgaaaaatacagtacaattcCCTTATGGAATCACATTACAAATTATGGCGTCTATTATGCCATTATTATACCATAACTTCATTTTAATCAATCTCTGTAGGGTGCACAAGACATTTTCAATGAGCTTCCATGTGAATATGTGGAGCCACATGAACTGAAAGAGGTCTCCAAATCAGGAGGTATTGCCTCCAcccatttttatttgttcttttatgTTTAGTTCTTGATGAGTACCTTTTTGTCACATTTGGTTTAACCTGAGCATGCAATATACAGGATACACTCTTTGATTTTGTCTGTGTAATTTTCTTCACTTTGACTTGATATTGTTTGTTGATAATCTGGGTTTATTATGGATGTATCTACAGACCTGACAAAAGTTTATGGTACAGTGATCAGCAGACACCACCATTTAATTCGAAAGAGTGATGGGGTTTATGATCCTTTTGAGTATGAGCACCATCCTGAGCGTTACACCTCTCACTTCAGATCCACTGTGAGTACTATGGATGTACAAAtatccaaaatgtttttttttttttttttttttatatttttactgaaTCTTATATGATAGTTTACAAACCTCATGATGAATACAAGTACTTAAaagtatatacattatataaaattatgctttgcttttgtgcttttttctgctATGACATGGCATCCACATACATGCAGTTGCTagtgaattaattttttatttgttattgatATTGATTGTTTTGTGGCAAATTCAGGCCCAGGAATATTACGTCTGATTCATCTTTCCTTCTTCACTCTTTCAGTATACTGCCCTGAGCATTGACTTGAGCTAACTTTATGATGGGCAGTACATATTTGCTACCTCAGTTTTAAATTCTCTTAAAAATAATGTCcatcatttatcaatctttaaGTGaagttgtatgtaaatgtttgcttaagccaaactgaactaaacatTTCCGctagatttacaaaagttttggaaacgCTGATTTTTTTTCGTACTTGcttgtgtatgttgataaatgtaaatcacctgtaaattaccagTCACATGTATGGCatagctgatttacatttagtgacgccAACAAAACTTCATAAAAGACAAAGCTCACAGTGCTGAAATGAGtaaacagcaaaataataataataataataataataaactttctcTGAGTTAGAAGTGAAATTCATCTTGACTCCTGCATATgccaaataaaatatatattatttaatggcataacagcacctgaaaaggttAAGTCCCAGGTGATCGTGGACaccaaacacatcacacagggaactactattttttttattttttatttaaagcaaagcTTCTCAACCAGAAATCTGTTGTACACCAGTGTGGCCTCCCTGATGCCCTGAAGCAGAAGGGTATGTGTCATAGGAAGCCAGTGATGGCATGCAGCACACTAGGGAGTATACAGCTCATTGCATCTTATACCAGGTCGGTCACTTATCTGTCActtagtgctggctgtaatgaagtgttgcacagcattaaaacaaGATGCCATTAAAACTGTCTGAGCCATTGTAGTGCATCCTCCCCTTATacagctgcatttctttttacCTGAAGGACTGGTCTTATCTTATTAATTTATGGAGGTGTTGGACTGCtttctttaattgttttatatcTAATACTTCTTTAGTTCATGCTATTCATACAAAATGACTGGGTTTCATAGAACTTTCAAAAATTTAAGTTTGTAATTGAAATACTTATggtatttaaacttgacagcataatccctatataaaagtgcagtaactcatcacaAATTATGATTTGAAGCTGGTCAATAGAGGTTTATGTTATTAGgcttcttatgcataaatttacacgcactcaggagcacgagtaggatactaactacaggattttcatgaacaccaaaTAAATAGTCCTACAGTTGATTTACAAATCTGTTTGTATCcatcttgataaatgaggcacaATGACTtcaaaaaacatgttaaaacagTAGTGGCTCACTGAGCTATGAATTGAATGTGCAGCTCACAGAGTCATTTAACATATTAAAGCTCAAGAGGGCTAGTTAAGTCATTTCTTCATTAATTACTcaagaggaataaaattctTGTGTAATGCTCAAGGTTTTTATACCCAGTAGAGATGTGCTCATTCCTAGACTCATTTACTGTCACTAAGAGCcatgtttaatgttaatttgtCAATTTTTAATGAGGCTGTCGTTCACAGTAGTTCGCTTGTAATTGGTTTTCACTAGCAGACAATAATTTACATGTAAGCAACATAAGAGAGAAATTAACAACAGAAGGAGAAATTGACCTCAGCCATTGTGTTTAAAGGTAGCACCTTACACAACCTGTCTGATAAACGGCATCTACTGGGACCCACACACTCCAAGGCTGCTGCGGCGACTGGATGCACAGAAGCTTATGAGACCTTCAAAATCTTTAGCCGCAATGACAGAAGGCTGGCCCTCCCTGCCACACAAGTGAGATTTTGTTCAACGTCATTAGTTTTCCTCAGTTACAGTACATCATTTGGTGGTTCGAAGTGTTATATACAAGATGTTAGATTCTAaatcatgtgttttattttagataatATATAGCATGTGTTATACTTGCTTTAGTCAACTGTATGTTTTAACTATACAATTCTGATTGGCCTTAGTTTGATTCACTTTTTAatccaaaaacaaaattatctgcACCCTTACAGTTAATACTTGGTGAAGCCTCCGTTGGAGAGAATAATAACTATAAGTGTCTTCATGAAATGTCTAAAAAGACTGGAGATACTTGAGGGATTTTGGACCCCTTCATGCTGAATATTTCAAGCTCCTTAATATACTAAGCTGTGGGGTATGTGGTTTTCCGGCTACAGTTCAAACCACGGGTTCAGatctggagactgagatggtTGGTCCAAAACATTTCTCTGATTGTTGCATCACTGATATGCCATCATATTTTACACTGCATATGCATACAATGGGTAACCCCATAGGGTAcccattgtattttttttgtatttttaacgGCCTTTTTAATCTATTGTCTGACTTGTCAACAACCATCAGTAACTTTTGTGTTCTTTGGGTTTCCCATGGTAATAAACAACAAAGGGACTTTTCATGTGTGCAAACTCATATTTATAATGCaatgaaacatatttttacCCTGAGGAGACTCAATGGCAGCAACAGAGTTCCCAGGAACTCTGTGcaaattagaattttttaaattattctgttgcatttattcaaaatatttcctttattCATCAGTAATTTTCACTTTTGCGGTATTTCCTGCAATTGGGCTCTTGAACTTACAGTTTGTCCATTTATCAAagttacattttgtgtattgccCACTGTGTCCTGAGTTTCAGTTTCAGATAAGAATTTTCATAATTATATCTGATATCTGCAGTTTCCTGGAGACAATTCTTGATCAGCTCTCTCTTAACGGAGGAACTCTCCCTCTTTGCCACAATCAGCCTTTTTCTATGAAACAGCTGCCGACTTTCTCTGTGCAACCATAACCATTTGCTGATCATGACAGCTTTCTATGagtgtttacattttcttattgcTTGATATGTATTTCCATTTGCTGTTTTCCTGGTAGCCTATTTTGGTACCACCACTGTGGTCCATTAAAAGAGAAGAGCCataggtttattatttaattgaaaagcaatttcttcttcctgttttctgGAAAGACCTGATCGTTTTATATTGATCATAGGGTTTTGATTGTGagctaaatattttaactttaaatataaaatgggTCAACTTAATGATTATTGTAATTGCACTGATGCTAACATTTAAGATAGGGATGTAAGAAATGTCTTGTGGACTATTTTGCGTAGCTGTGTTTTGTACTAAGCTGAGATTTAATGAAAAGATATTCCGAGATgatatttctattttctttatCGATCCTTGCCAGGTTCTTGGCGATCTGTGACATTTCTGCAGATACAGGTGGTTCCATTGAGTTCATGACAGAGTGCACCACCATTGAGAAGCCCTTTTGCATGTATGACGCCAACCAGCACATAGACCACGACAGGTATGAGTGTGACTTACTGCTGTtcaaaaacaagagagagctGTAAATACTTCACAGAAAGCATCAttgtttcttctcttttcttattCATAGTGTGGAAGGAAATGGCATTCTCATGTGCTCTATTGATAACTTGCCAGCCCAGCTTCCCATTGAGGCTACTGAGTATTTTGGCAATCGCTTGTTCCCCTACATTTGGGAAATGGTAAGACATAGCACTTTGGGGTAAGTAATAATCAGCTTCCTTATCAGTTTGGTTTACTTTTGGAGAAGACTGCACTGGATACAAGAAGGTTTGGTTCGGTCAGTTAAACTGTTAACTGTTTTCTGTTAATTATTAAGTCTTGTTTTCTTGTAATCTTTATATCCTAAGCTTCAGTCAGATGCGACAAGACCACTGGATGAAGAGAACTTCTCTCCACAAGTCAGAGATGTAAGTCTGTGAGATGTGTCCCAATGTCCTTTTATCTAGCCTGTGTTCAAATATGTCAGCTCATAACTCTGCCTGACAAGAGggtattttttaacattttttgcatATCCATAGTTGCTTAATTAAGTAACTACTTTGTGACTGCTTTGCTTAAGCTGTCTAGCCTGAGAGTTAAAGCTTAACTTGatcttcttctctctgtgtgtctctgttgaGTTACTGGCTGGTTTAAGACTGTTAATGCTTTTCTGAACTTGTACATTGATCATATGTTGATCTCATTTTGGTCTCGTCCAAGGCTGTAATAACATCTAACGGGAAGTTGACTACTAAGTTTGAGTACATTCAGAAGTTAAGAGAGAAAAGGTAAGAGACATTGCATGCGTGTGTGCTATGTACAGTGTTTGGAAGAATAAAGCATGTCTGTTCTCCTTTAGCTACAAGAGCTGTTATGTTTATGCGTGTTAGTAAAAGATTAGGGAACTTTATGTAATGTCAGTTCTTCATACATTAGCTCTGTCATACCAAGTCACTGATTTTGGGCACATCACTCCAAAGActgaagaagactgaagaaCAGATAATGCATTGTCAATgctcatttttatctgtttcattATAGTAATGTGTTGTGTAACCTCTTTAATTGCTTTTAAAGTGACCTAAATGTAAAGAATAGGTTGAATAGGTCTACATATGTAGCTAAGCTCTGCTCAGTGTTTTGTCTAGTGAAGTAATTTGTTATGCTTCTCAAGGTTTTTGTTTATGTGAAGGGAGATAACAAGACTTCAGAATACGACTTCTCCCTGTACAGGATTGCACATAAAAACCattggacatttttaaaaaaaaatttttgtgtgtgtgaaacattaTAAGTACTTAGTAGGTCAtcctacttttactttttatacaGTCTTTCCCTATATTTAGTCTGTGTATTGGATTTGCAGACCTGccaacatttacacattatttGTAGGAGCTCCGCGTTTTGTTATCGGAGTACTCTACGATGTACTCTTACTGGAGTATGCTGGTACGAGTTATTATCtaaaaaatatgccaaaagagcaggcttcttttttctaataaaatggcAGATAAGCCAGTCAAGACATGAGTCTGAAACGATTGACAGCTGCGTAGTAGTTTTGAACACTCCAGTGTGGTCTGACACGgtctaagccccgccccctcaggCCCTGGCGGCGCACTCAGCGCTGGGCCACTTCGCTTTTCTCTGAAGGTAAATTGGCAGACGTGTTAAGTTCATTACCTtgagatttacatttatgtaaatcaCTGGGGACCCATTTACAtatttggcatttggcagatgtccTTATCCAAAGCAAATTAcatttctcatttatacaactgagcagttgagggttaagggccttgctcatgggcccagcagtggcagcttggcaatgCTGGGAATTGAACACATGACCTtttgatcagaagtccaacagcTTAATGATTTAGCTAACAACAAGCAAgtatataattaacatttattactATATGGATTAGTATTATGGATAAGTAAGTCCATTATTTTCAGATAACAGCACAATGtggtgtgttattccgcttataccgcaacgattacaatgtttagtGTGTTAATGAACAACGTTTTATCGGTTTATAGTTagacttaatgttgtggaaaaagttagttcctgttctcacttgttGTAGATGCGATAAATAGACGTTCCCTTACCAGTCTCTCTTGCCCCTGCCCCACCCCCACATGTGCACGCACCTGGATCGCTATCTACAAGCTATCTCTCGCTCGTCATTCTACCGAGAAACCGGTTTGGAAAGTAcaagctcctctgtcctgaagactttaaagcactgtgactgacacCGTGCAAAGCCCTTACGACTGAGAcctcttccataaatgttaaataaatgtctccttacaaaaaacttcaccacaaaAACGATtctacattttactttgttaaacatgtttttacattcgtttattattagtttatgtggaatgtccgctgtacaagtccctgtgaataagctgttactgtaCATTGACGTATtggaacgagcgcattaatataaacctatagtTCATggtacagccggaactactttccaagccattacaaaaataatacataccttgaccaatcagattcgagcattcaaccgtgctgtggtataaaacattttataacattaaattgcattatcattcattaataaatgaaaccatCCAAATTAAACCATAATAAATTAAATCCATTGTAATGGTtagcaaatcgctgtggtataagcggaataacatcTACGACAAAGGGGGTCATTTCAATTCATCTCTGTTTAACAAAAAGAATTGTTCCAATTCGTTCTTTGATTCGTTCAGCGACTCTTTCCATAAGTTATATCAGTATACCAGTAAGTGGCGCCAGCGAGTGTCTTTTTAGATACTACAAGTAAGTCGTTGTTTGATTCACTCAAcacattcttttaaaaacactaaGTTTTCAAGAGAcaagttttaatattatgatttattaaaattggCATGTCCAGTCCACAAAGAGAAAGTCAGTGCAGGCTAGTTTTGAAGTTTTCATGACTGAGAATAccaaagtatttttatttttaaatataaataaacatttttacatatgtGTATGAAGTAGTTTTCAAAActacaataatttttaaaaattgccatcagtcatttttacacattcatGTATAGCGGATTATGCTATGAACAACACATTCGTGTGTAGAGGTTTATGCTATGaacaacacaacaacagcaCAACAAGCTTGTCTTGTGCTGCACACTTTTCAACTGCACTGTTTCTGAACGAAATATGTGAGTCAGTACATGGAAATGAACGAGAACGATTTGTTCACTTAAAAGattcattcaaaaacactgatttgCTCACGAATGGAACACACCACTAtattgtgttattccttacatgatgAATTTGCATGCGTTAATGTCTGTAAAATACACAGTCGTAAAATCAACAAAATGTCAGCCATTCAAAACAAAAGGTCAAATGCAGCTGGCAGCTGAAGCCTGTGCCTTTCCCGTGTGTGACTGAAAGAATAAAAGTCAATTATTATAGAATCATAATTGACATATGTCACGATTATCTGTTTAGTTAGAAgtataaaatgttttgattttttttttaagtaattaattaatccaaaatgtactttgtttttgtttgttttgttttgcagaatTATGCAAAATCGAATACTGTGTTGTGACTTGGTATTATCTAATTAGGCAACTATCTATTTAAACCGTCCTTCATGAATAACATACTAAAGTAGATGGGTGCCAAAGTAAAACAGCTACCCCTGAACCTTAGCAAACCCCCCACCCCTCCAATTATCAGTTAtttgcaaaatgtattttttctgtttaacaCTTTGGTTATGATCATTGCAAATTTTCGTACTGTTTTGTTAGACTGAAATACCTTCctctaaattaaaattaagtaCCTAGATCAGTTTATATTGAGGATCAGCATGGAGTTATGACAAATTTGTGTGAatttgttttactttaatttgGAATTTGAATGCATTTGTAATACATTTGATAACTTTGTGTTTTTGCCTTGTATGTTACTAACCCCAGGAGATATGATCCCCCTGAGGGGGAATCTTGCACCAAATATTCAAGCATCTTTACACTGTCATTTCAAAAGAAAGCAAATCCTTTTCCCCTCAAACCCAAAAGCACTACTTTCCAGACAACCCCATCATCATATACAGTTTTATGTTCACACTAACCTCCAGCCATATGTGTTCTGTTCAGGCACAGTGCAGTCAACGTGTGGTTTCTGTGCCTCCCTCACTGCCTTAACATCTTGCATGGCTAGAGCACTCCAGCATGGAGCTTTCTCTCCCGGGTAGAGCATCTCGTTACCTCTCATCACAGCCACCATATCCCACTTGTTCTCGTCCCAAAATTTGATTTTTGGCatgcaacaataaaaacaacaacaacaacaattattattattattattattattattattattgtgtttttaaagccatccaagattttaaaaaattctgacaaaattcacatttacaaaCTATTCACATCAGCCAAATCACTTTCCACAATTTCTAAAGCACACAATGTATCATCTTAACCATAGATGTTCTATTGTTTTTGGTGTTGCAGATTTTCATAAGACcatcttcatttttctttcacattttccttctttcacGCTCCGACAACTTACTTTATGAAAAGCCGTCAACCTCCCTGTGCTTCTGCTAGTAGATTAGTTCCTCCTCACTCACTCTTGCCTTTGTTGCATGTCTTTGTTTTCATGCAGTAGATGTTCTGTAGAACGCTTCTGGTAACACGAAAAATCCAAGTGATTATAGACTGCATTTGTCACTCATCCATCAGCTTCATATAGAGGTGTTTTATATGTGTTGGATGTGTTTAATGTAATTGCGCTTCACATGGATGTTACAGTCTAAATAGATAATTATTACACGGTTGACATTTGAATaattaaaccaataaaaccaAGAAAATGTTCCTTCACTCTTTGATCTGGTGATCAAAAATCGTACCTTCCCTTGCTTTCAGTGGCGTTTGGGATTTCTTCTATCAAAAGTTTATCATGTCACACttaaaagcgtgtgtgtgtgtgtgtgtgtgtgtgtgtgtgtatcctttCTCATGGTTGTGCCATCCGGTTCACAGGGAATCAGAACAGATCCTGAAGAAAAGCGGAATGAAGCGTGTCTTGCTGCTAGGCTCTGGCTATGTGTCCTGCCCAGTTGTTGAGTATCTCACCAGGGATCCTGGCACCCAAGTCACAGTGGGTCAGTGCTATGGACTACAGCTTAGAAATCCTACTAGACTTATTTTAAAAGCGGTAGTTCCCTGTAGTTTATTTTGAGTAAGTGCATCTAAACTTGTGTTTCTGTTATGGTCGTTTTCAGCATCAGTGCTTCTAAGTCAGGCTGAGGAACTGGCTGCCAAATATCCAAACACCATACCTGTGAGGCTTGATGTGACTAGCCAAGAGGGCCATTTCGAGTCCCTGGTCAAGGATCATGACCTGGTCATCAGGCATGGACCCCATCATAAACCCCTCAATTTGTTTTCCACCATTACACtattatattacaaaaaagcacag
Proteins encoded:
- the aass gene encoding alpha-aminoadipic semialdehyde synthase, mitochondrial, coding for MLRLVRGQSRRVKGCVRSQRRSSHHKSVMAIRREDVNVWERRAPLAPQHVKEITAAGHKVLVQPSNRRAIHNRFYEKAGAIIQEDISEASLIIGVKRPPEEKVIPQKTYAFFSHTIKAQEANMGLLDDILKKEVRLLDYEKMVDENGFRIVAFGKWAGVAGMINILHGLGLRFLALGHHTPFMHIGMAHNYRNVSQAIQAVRDCGYEISLGLMPKSIGPLTFVFTGTGNVSKGAQDIFNELPCEYVEPHELKEVSKSGDLTKVYGTVISRHHHLIRKSDGVYDPFEYEHHPERYTSHFRSTVAPYTTCLINGIYWDPHTPRLLRRLDAQKLMRPSKSLAAMTEGWPSLPHKFLAICDISADTGGSIEFMTECTTIEKPFCMYDANQHIDHDSVEGNGILMCSIDNLPAQLPIEATEYFGNRLFPYIWEMLQSDATRPLDEENFSPQVRDAVITSNGKLTTKFEYIQKLREKRESEQILKKSGMKRVLLLGSGYVSCPVVEYLTRDPGTQVTVASVLLSQAEELAAKYPNTIPVRLDVTSQEGHFESLVKDHDLVISMLPYNYHPLVAKYCISKKVNLVTASYQSSAMKELQKCAEEAGITIVNEMGLDPGIDHMLAMECIDQAKADGCTVESYSSFCGGLPTPECSDNPLRYKFSWSPYGVLLNTISPATYRKNNQVISISPGGSLMDATVPMDFLPGFNLEGFPNRDSTKYAEAYGIESAHTLIRGTLRFKGFSRAMSSFVKLGLINTEPCPMLEHTADPVSWKELLCKQIGLTSDVSTESFEEAVFNQIGRDEFRMQTLKWFGMLSEEPVPHANTILEALAKHLEAKLSFDKGERDMIIMKNKIGIRHPTGELEMKHISLVVYGDANGFSAMAKTVGYPAAIAARMVLDGELNTKGLVVPITKNIYAPVLRRLQQEGIQFTTKSTISE